In one window of Solanum pennellii chromosome 2, SPENNV200 DNA:
- the LOC107008618 gene encoding uncharacterized protein LOC107008618 yields the protein MLGLQNPQAISSCQSFLDTSVLHEVIPCKSKNVNPSISNLSSATLVSSPAKGVSSCSFSWNWPSQLKTYKLSQQSASYRLLCRSQDATSPENEYRSSRNIAISLFRRYKNFLERGGGDNLKEFISAGVNAYALGCTDEGLRKELFSLKESGVEIEAMETYGGSTSLKSKILSVEVDECIMWLSIIFITILCTPQPTIVRWSSTSPVSDEMIVQWKGFCAIIANAYFLRGMAWLPVKTLQLEQMAVAGHAEEPSVVASRMRLVFTTLEVVSPQWPRG from the exons ATGTTAGGGCTTCAAAATCCACAAGCCATTAGCAGCTGTCAGTCATTTCTGGATACTAGTGTGCTACATGAAGTCATTCCTTGCAAGAGTAAAAATGTCAATCCTTCGATAAGTAATCTTAGTTCCGCTACCCTTGTGAGTTCTCCTGCTAAAGGAGTCAGCAGTTGTTCTTTTTCTTGGAATTGGCCAAGTCAACTGAAAACTTATAAACTCTCTCAGCAGTCCGCTTCATATAGATTGCTG TGCCGGTCACAAGATGCTACTTCACCTGAAAATGAGTATCGCTCCTCCCGAAATATAGCCATCAGTCTGTTCAGGCGATACAAGAATTTTCTTGAGCGCGGAGGAGGTGACAACTTAAAA GAGTTCATCAGTGCTGGTGTGAATGCATATGCTTTGGGATGTACTGATGAAGGATTGAGGAAAGAACTGTTTTCTTTGAAGGAATCAGGTGTTGAAATTGAAGCCATGGAAACATATGGAGGAAGTACCAGCCTGAAATCCAAGATTTTATCTGTGGAG GTTGATGAGTGTATTATGTGGTTGAGCATTATATTCATCACCATCCTATGTACACCTCAACCAACTATAGTTCGATGGTCATCCACATCCCCAGTTTCTGATGAAATGATAGTCCAGTGGAAGGGCTTCTGTGCAATCATAGCAAATGCATACTTTCTGAGAGGAATGGCATG GCTCCCAGTGAAGACTCTCCAACTAGAGCAGATGGCAGTTGCCGGCCATGCTGAAGAGCCATCAGTTGTTGCTAGCCGGATGAGATTAGTTTTTACCACTCTAGAG